One Triticum dicoccoides isolate Atlit2015 ecotype Zavitan chromosome 5B, WEW_v2.0, whole genome shotgun sequence genomic window carries:
- the LOC119306448 gene encoding probable polyol transporter 6, with protein sequence MGYDTGVMSGAMLFIKEDLRTNDTQVQVLAGILNVCALAGSLTAGRVSDWVGRRRTISLAACIFLAGSVLMGLSPNFATLLVGRCVAGAGVGYALMIAPVYAAEIASSDIRGSLTSLPEICISFGILIGYVSNYFLAKLPLVYGWRTMLGLGALPSAVLAIGVLAMPESPRWLVMQGRPDEALAVLRKVCNTVGEADVRLADIKSAAGFVEGGDAAPAPGSGGKSVLKEMFLHPTPTVRRVLVAALGIHFFQHLSGIEAVVLYTPRIFKAAGIATRNKILAATIGVGVTKTVFIMTAILLVDRVGRRPLYLSSLAGIVASLTCLGLGLTVIEHSPHGHGAPWAVVLAITTVFTFVASFSIGVGPITWAYSSEVWPLRLRAQGASIGVAINRIMNAGVSMTFVTLYKAITIGGAFFLFAGLAVVAATFFYFCCPETQGRPLEEIEEVFSQGWGARRRQQPSSMLVADSKA encoded by the exons ATGGGCTACG ACACCGGCGTGATGAGCGGCGCGATGCTGTTCATCAAGGAGGACCTCCGGACCAACGACACGCAGGTGCAGGTCCTGGCCGGCATCCTCAACGTCTGCGCGCTCGCCGGCTCCCTCACTGCCGGCCGCGTCTCCGACTGGGTGGGGCGCCGCCGCACCATCTCGCTCGCCGCCTGCATCTTCCTCGCGGGCTCCGTCCTCATGGGCCTCTCGCCCAACTTCGCCACGCTCCTCGTGGGGCGCTGCGTCGCCGGCGCCGGCGTCGGCTACGCGCTCATGATCGCGCCCGTCTACGCCGCCGAGATCGCGTCCTCGGACATCCGCGGCTCGCTCACCTCGCTCCCCGAGATCTGCATCAGCTTCGGCATCCTCATTGGCTACGTGTCCAACTACTTCCTCGCCAAGCTGCCGCTGGTCTACGGCTGGCGCACCATGCTGGGGCTCGGCGCGCTCCCCAGCGCCGTGCTCGCCATCGGCGTCCTGGCCATGCCGGAGTCGCCCCGGTGGCTCGTCATGCAGGGCCGCCCCGACGAGGCCCTCGCGGTTCTCCGGAAAGTCTGCAACACGGTGGGAGAGGCCGACGTGCGGCTCGCGGACATCAAGAGCGCCGCCGGGTTCGTCGAGGGAGGAGACGCCGCGCCCGCGCCCGGCAGCGGCGGCAAAAGCGTGTTGAAGGAGATGTTCCTGCACCCGACGCCGACCGTTCGTCGCGTCCTCGTGGCCGCCCTGGGCATCCACTTCTTCCAGCACCTGAGCGGGATCGAGGCCGTGGTGCTCTACACCCCGCGGATCTTCAAGGCGGCCGGAATCGCCACCCGCAACAAGATCCTCGCGGCGACCATCGGCGTGGGCGTGACCAAGACGGTGTTCATCATGACGGCGATCCTGCTCGTCGACCGCGTCGGCCGGCGGCCGCTCTACCTGTCCAGCCTGGCCGGCATCGTCGCCTCGCTAACCTGCCTCGGCCTAGGGCTCACCGTCATCGAGCACTCGCCTCACGGCCACGGCGCGCCCTGGGCGGTCGTGCTGGCCATCACCACGGTGTTCACCTTCGTCGCCTCCTTCTCCATCGGCGTGGGGCCCATCACGTGGGCCTACAGCTCGGAGGTGTGGCCGCTCCGGCTGCGCGCGCAGGGCGCCAGCATCGGCGTGGCCATCAACCGCATAATGAACGCCGGCGTGTCCATGACCTTCGTCACCCTGTACAAGGCGATCACCATCGGCGGCGCCTTCTTCCTCTTCGCGGGGTTGGCGGTGGTGGCTGCCACGTTCTTCTACTTCTGTTGCCCGGAGACGCAGGGCAGGCCCCTGGAGGAGATCGAGGAGGTGTTCAGCCAGGGTTGGGGCGCCCGGCGGAGGCAGCAGCCGTCGTCGATGCTGGTGGCCGACAGCAAGGCATAG